From the Thamnophis elegans isolate rThaEle1 chromosome 11, rThaEle1.pri, whole genome shotgun sequence genome, one window contains:
- the GLRX2 gene encoding glutaredoxin 2, which translates to MAWRALRRLRVLRMGNNASAAKAISNTAITNQIQDAISDNCVVIFSKSSCSYCKMAKRLFQEMNVNYKAIELDRYENGSQFQDILHQMTGSRTVPRIFINGNFVGGATDTQQLHREGKLLPLVHQCQIQRERNSVHSY; encoded by the exons ATGGCTTGGAGGGCGCTGCGGAGGCTTCGGGTGCTCAG aatgGGGAACAATGCATCTGCTGCTAAAGCGATATCTAATACTGCTATAACAAACCAAATACAA GATGCTATATCAGATAATTGTGTTGTGATCTTCTCAAAAAGCAGTTGTTCCTACTGCAAAATGGCCAAGAGACTATTTCAAGAAATGAATGTCAATTATAAAGCCATAGAACTTGATAGATATGAAAATGGAAGTCAGTTTCAAGATATTCTTCATCAAATGACGGGCAGCCGGACA GTTCCCAGAATATTTATCAATGGAAACTTTGTCGGAGGTGCTACAGATACTCAGCAACTTCACAGGGAAGGTAAACTCCTTCCATTAGTTCACCAATGCCAgatccagagagagagaaactcagTACATTCATACTga